One part of the Parasphingorhabdus sp. SCSIO 66989 genome encodes these proteins:
- a CDS encoding CaiB/BaiF CoA transferase family protein, whose product MPGVLDGVTIIELAGIGPGPFAGMMLADHGARVIRVERPGAQQTKDILNRSRELVTADLKSEEGVAKVRDLAREADGLIEGFRPGVMERLGLGPDLLHADNPALVYGRMTGWGQTGPYAPFAGHDINYIALSGALHGYGRAGDKPTPPINAVGDFGGGGMMMAFGMVAGILSARQTGKGQVIDCAMTDGSAVLSAMTYTFLGNGQWRDERGVNLLDTGAHFYDTYETADGKYVSIGSIEAQFYAELRKRAGLAEDADFDPQMNPAEWPKLKEKLTTIFKSKTRDEWCALLEHSDACFAPVLSLSEAPNHPHNAERQTYIKVDGMVQPAPAPRFSETPAPKPRM is encoded by the coding sequence ATGCCTGGCGTATTGGATGGCGTGACAATTATCGAACTGGCAGGCATAGGCCCCGGCCCTTTTGCGGGTATGATGCTGGCCGACCATGGTGCACGTGTGATCCGGGTAGAGCGTCCCGGTGCGCAGCAAACAAAGGACATTCTGAACCGCTCGCGCGAGCTGGTTACAGCAGACCTGAAGAGCGAGGAAGGCGTTGCCAAGGTGCGCGATCTCGCGCGCGAGGCTGATGGCCTTATCGAGGGTTTTCGGCCCGGTGTGATGGAAAGGCTCGGCCTTGGACCCGATTTGCTGCACGCCGACAATCCGGCCTTGGTCTATGGCCGCATGACCGGTTGGGGGCAGACCGGGCCTTATGCGCCTTTTGCCGGGCATGATATCAACTATATCGCACTCTCTGGCGCGCTGCATGGCTATGGCCGTGCGGGTGACAAACCAACGCCGCCGATCAACGCCGTCGGCGATTTTGGCGGCGGCGGCATGATGATGGCTTTTGGCATGGTGGCGGGTATCTTATCGGCGCGCCAGACCGGCAAGGGGCAAGTTATTGACTGCGCCATGACCGATGGTTCCGCCGTCCTGTCCGCGATGACCTATACCTTTCTCGGCAATGGCCAGTGGCGCGATGAGCGCGGTGTCAATCTGCTCGACACCGGGGCGCATTTCTATGACACCTATGAAACTGCGGACGGCAAATATGTCTCTATCGGTTCGATTGAGGCGCAGTTTTATGCCGAACTGCGGAAGCGCGCTGGTCTGGCTGAAGACGCGGACTTCGATCCACAGATGAACCCGGCGGAATGGCCGAAGCTGAAAGAAAAGCTAACCACCATCTTCAAGAGCAAGACACGCGATGAATGGTGCGCATTGCTGGAGCATTCCGACGCCTGTTTCGCCCCTGTATTGAGCCTGAGCGAAGCGCCGAACCATCCACACAATGCTGAACGGCAGACCTATATCAAGGTGGACGGTATGGTGCAGCCCGCCCCTGCCCCACGCTTCTCCGAAACACCGGCGCCGAAGCCGCGAATGTAA
- a CDS encoding TonB-dependent receptor produces the protein MRKVWKPLMGLCCSASMATLACGTAYAQDTLPADGQAAQDEDDDFFDDDNVVIVTATLRAQDIQDIPIAVTAVSQAELDRQGIVDIRNLGSLSSSFNLQSSQTESQGTSIRIRGIGTTGNNTGLESSVGVFIDGVYQSRPGVALGDLVDLERLEVLRGPQGTLFGRNTSAGALNITTKRPSLTDVEGFANATYGNFNQINVQGGISVPVVTDSLGIRVSGAYRHRDGIVTSAVTGAESGTRDRILLRGQMLWEPAPEVSLRIIGDYIDANDECCDAIILRETGLVNAGAFAAAGLTANGGVVTSGRAAFEGRDSNSQQFENPNDQWGVSGELKWDLGGAQATAIVAYRDFNAQSRQESDFVGLDIFTSGAGSNFNPAGSQPNDTNIQTFTAELRFQGSLFDDKIDWLIGGFYSNEDIRELQSLTLGDDYQAAVGTALFGAAPPALGPNPLLALANGIDASGSFANNLFTQDAQSWSIFTHNVFHITDTLSFTAGARYVEERKDGAFNQVAASSDACLATALNALNDPTTDPLAPLRGAALGLTCFPFTVEANPIADLPFGPGGALVPVDLSTILPLPRQFDDRFEDDQLTWTLQLAWEPSDDYLIYGGVSRGFKAGGFNLDPTAAASGGDPRFNSEVVDAYELGIKSTLFDGRVRANLALFHTEISDFQVLEFTGVQFQTFNVNDVTSTGAELEILAQWSDYISTNVAITYADAQFGDDCAVGLTGAAAGFAQGLCGFPLVNAPQFTGIFGMTYDGPISSGTEWTMLANFTMRYESSRRTSTNPIDPGLFDPADPMNPAALIPFDVQEANIRANARLGFTSPNERYTIEFWGTNIFDERTRGITFNTPLRGGTGDRSRGAFIEDPAFYGVTVRTKF, from the coding sequence ATGCGTAAGGTTTGGAAGCCCCTTATGGGGCTGTGTTGTTCTGCGTCTATGGCGACGCTGGCCTGCGGAACAGCCTATGCTCAGGATACACTGCCTGCAGATGGTCAAGCGGCTCAAGATGAAGATGATGACTTTTTTGACGACGACAATGTTGTCATCGTGACCGCTACTTTGCGGGCGCAGGATATTCAGGACATTCCCATCGCCGTGACTGCCGTCAGTCAGGCGGAACTGGATCGACAGGGCATCGTTGATATCCGAAACCTGGGTTCGCTTTCCTCAAGCTTTAACCTTCAGTCTTCACAAACGGAATCACAGGGCACGTCGATCCGTATTCGCGGCATCGGTACCACGGGTAACAACACCGGTCTGGAAAGCTCGGTCGGTGTATTTATCGATGGCGTGTATCAGTCGCGTCCCGGTGTTGCATTGGGTGATCTGGTCGATCTGGAACGGCTGGAAGTATTGCGCGGACCGCAAGGTACGCTGTTTGGGCGTAACACTTCTGCCGGTGCTCTCAACATCACCACCAAACGCCCAAGCCTCACTGATGTCGAAGGCTTTGCAAACGCGACCTATGGCAATTTCAACCAGATCAATGTACAGGGCGGCATTAGCGTTCCTGTTGTGACGGATAGCCTGGGTATTCGTGTATCGGGCGCTTATCGCCATCGTGACGGTATCGTCACCAGTGCTGTGACCGGCGCGGAAAGCGGCACGCGTGACCGCATTTTGCTGCGTGGCCAGATGCTTTGGGAGCCCGCTCCCGAGGTCAGCCTGCGTATCATTGGTGACTATATTGATGCCAATGATGAATGCTGTGACGCGATCATCCTGCGTGAGACCGGGCTGGTGAATGCAGGGGCTTTCGCTGCGGCTGGATTGACAGCCAATGGTGGCGTCGTCACATCCGGAAGAGCCGCCTTTGAAGGCCGTGATTCCAATTCCCAGCAGTTTGAGAACCCCAATGACCAATGGGGCGTGTCCGGTGAGCTGAAATGGGATCTTGGTGGTGCCCAAGCAACCGCTATCGTCGCCTATCGCGACTTTAATGCCCAATCGCGCCAGGAATCAGACTTTGTTGGGCTCGACATCTTTACCTCGGGTGCCGGATCAAACTTTAACCCGGCAGGTTCTCAACCCAATGATACCAACATCCAGACCTTTACCGCAGAGTTGCGGTTTCAGGGATCTTTGTTTGATGACAAAATCGACTGGTTGATCGGTGGGTTTTACTCGAACGAGGATATTCGTGAGTTGCAATCGCTGACACTCGGCGATGATTACCAGGCGGCGGTAGGCACAGCCTTGTTTGGCGCTGCACCACCGGCCTTGGGTCCGAACCCATTATTGGCACTAGCAAATGGTATCGATGCCAGCGGCTCTTTCGCCAACAACCTGTTTACCCAGGACGCGCAAAGCTGGTCGATCTTTACCCATAATGTGTTCCACATCACTGATACGCTCAGCTTCACCGCTGGTGCGCGCTATGTCGAAGAGCGCAAGGATGGGGCATTTAACCAGGTTGCCGCAAGCAGCGATGCCTGCCTTGCTACCGCGCTTAATGCGCTTAATGACCCAACCACGGATCCTTTGGCACCTCTTCGGGGCGCCGCACTGGGCTTAACCTGTTTCCCGTTTACGGTTGAAGCCAATCCGATTGCTGATCTGCCGTTCGGTCCGGGCGGCGCGCTGGTGCCGGTCGACCTTTCGACAATTCTGCCTTTGCCAAGACAGTTTGACGACCGGTTTGAAGACGATCAGTTGACCTGGACCCTGCAACTGGCATGGGAACCCAGCGATGATTATCTGATCTATGGCGGTGTGTCGCGCGGCTTCAAAGCCGGTGGTTTCAACCTTGACCCGACCGCCGCTGCTTCCGGTGGTGATCCGCGCTTTAATTCAGAAGTTGTTGATGCCTATGAGCTGGGTATCAAATCAACCCTGTTTGACGGTCGCGTCCGCGCCAATCTGGCGCTGTTTCACACCGAAATTTCGGACTTTCAGGTGCTGGAATTTACTGGGGTGCAGTTCCAGACGTTCAACGTCAATGACGTAACATCCACGGGCGCCGAACTGGAAATCCTTGCGCAGTGGAGTGACTATATCTCCACCAATGTCGCCATCACCTACGCTGATGCGCAATTTGGCGACGATTGCGCCGTCGGGCTGACCGGCGCGGCTGCGGGCTTTGCCCAAGGCCTGTGCGGTTTCCCGCTGGTCAACGCGCCTCAGTTCACCGGTATCTTCGGCATGACCTATGATGGTCCGATCAGCAGCGGCACCGAATGGACGATGCTGGCCAATTTCACCATGCGCTACGAGTCATCGCGCCGGACCAGCACCAACCCGATCGATCCGGGTCTGTTTGATCCTGCTGATCCGATGAATCCGGCCGCGCTCATACCGTTCGATGTGCAGGAAGCCAATATTCGTGCCAATGCGCGTCTTGGTTTCACATCGCCGAATGAGCGCTATACGATCGAATTCTGGGGCACCAATATCTTTGATGAGCGTACTCGCGGCATCACCTTCAATACGCCGTTGCGCGGTGGTACCGGTGATCGTTCGCGCGGTGCCTTTATCGAGGACCCGGCCTTTTACGGGGTAACTGTCCGTACCAAATTCTAG
- a CDS encoding TonB-dependent receptor, whose translation MRRTPTITKALLLSGVGIGSLGFTVAAQAEEQAQPETAAPQEEAQDEFDDDFDDNVIIVTASKRETTLQETPISVSVTSGETLDNAVIRDVLDLQTVTPSLRVSQLQNSSNTTFIIRGFGNGDNNFGIEPSVGVFVDGVFRSRSIGGLGDLANLERVEVLRGPQSTLFGKNASAGVISIVTRAPQFDFGGNFEVAYGNFNQFIVKGDITGPITDTLAFSVDGSYNRRDGFFEIENLNEDINDRNRWNVRGQLLWEPTDNLSIRAQADYGRIDESCCLANTLVAGPTAPAVFGVGGQLTTDFFGDSTFLNQVPRNEVDNYGGSIQVDYETGPITITSITAYRELSNFFDQDVDFTSADIVSEIRNQDVQTFTQELRIASDFDGPLNFLLGGFFFDETIDQNSDLTTGAVGREFFELLTPTGPGTFLGVEAGLGLPANSIFSPGPLTTEQYRMENTSWSIFGTVDFEPVDGLVFTAGFNYTDDAKDFALSQTSFDELGAVNLVDAFIVGGIAGATMTPPNQIGPAEIAAFQTAQPDAFAAIAAAALDPGQNQLLGLSAFQFQPPFLNIPNSVEDGRTRDDQLTYTFRVAYDVADEINVYASYATGFKASSVNLSRDSRPAFGDFIPGPGNSTILAPASPILNAGLAVPNLGTGSRVAGPEDAEVWEVGLKGQFEGIGFNLALFDQTIEGFQSFLFTGTGFQLNNAGQQSVRGFEFDATIVPTDGLVFTFATTYLDAVYDEFLESPVGDLSGQPVGGVPEWNIAASGTYTHEFGASGNRLVTRVDYQHESAVNVNNGLPTFNAALGNTQIFRRAVNLVNGSITFQMDNGFEIGGFVRNLFDDRWILTVFDGVAQSGTVSGYPSAPRTFGGLVRYRF comes from the coding sequence ATGAGAAGAACCCCAACTATTACTAAAGCCTTGCTGCTGTCCGGTGTCGGCATCGGATCGCTGGGCTTTACCGTCGCCGCTCAGGCCGAAGAACAGGCTCAGCCAGAAACTGCTGCCCCTCAGGAGGAGGCGCAGGACGAGTTTGACGATGATTTTGACGATAATGTTATTATCGTGACCGCCAGTAAGCGTGAGACCACGCTGCAGGAAACCCCGATCTCTGTCTCGGTGACCTCAGGTGAGACACTCGACAACGCGGTCATCCGTGACGTTCTCGATCTGCAGACCGTCACCCCGTCACTGCGTGTTAGCCAGTTGCAGAACTCCTCCAACACCACCTTCATCATTCGTGGTTTTGGCAATGGCGATAACAACTTCGGCATCGAGCCTTCTGTCGGCGTGTTTGTCGATGGCGTGTTCCGTTCGCGCTCAATTGGTGGCCTGGGCGATTTGGCCAATCTTGAGCGTGTCGAGGTTCTGCGCGGGCCGCAATCGACACTGTTCGGCAAGAACGCCTCTGCCGGTGTGATCTCGATTGTTACCCGGGCACCGCAATTTGATTTTGGCGGCAATTTTGAAGTTGCCTATGGCAATTTCAACCAGTTCATCGTCAAAGGCGATATCACCGGTCCGATTACCGATACCCTCGCCTTCTCGGTCGATGGCAGCTACAACCGTCGCGATGGTTTCTTCGAGATCGAAAATCTCAACGAAGATATCAACGATCGTAATCGCTGGAATGTCCGCGGTCAGTTGCTCTGGGAGCCAACCGACAATCTGAGCATCCGCGCCCAAGCCGATTATGGCCGGATTGACGAGTCCTGCTGTCTGGCAAACACGCTGGTCGCAGGCCCAACGGCTCCAGCGGTCTTCGGCGTCGGCGGCCAGTTGACGACGGACTTCTTTGGTGACTCCACCTTCCTCAATCAGGTGCCGCGGAACGAAGTCGACAATTATGGCGGCTCGATTCAGGTCGACTATGAAACCGGTCCGATCACCATTACATCGATCACCGCCTATCGTGAGCTTAGCAACTTCTTCGATCAGGATGTCGATTTCACCAGTGCCGATATTGTGAGTGAGATTCGCAACCAAGACGTCCAGACCTTCACTCAGGAACTGCGGATCGCATCGGATTTTGACGGACCGCTCAACTTCCTCCTCGGCGGCTTCTTCTTCGACGAGACGATTGATCAGAACAGCGATCTGACTACCGGCGCCGTTGGCCGGGAGTTCTTCGAGTTGCTGACGCCAACTGGTCCGGGGACATTCCTGGGCGTCGAGGCCGGGTTGGGTCTGCCTGCGAACAGCATCTTCTCGCCCGGACCGCTGACAACCGAGCAGTATCGTATGGAAAATACGTCCTGGTCGATTTTCGGCACGGTCGATTTCGAGCCGGTTGATGGCCTCGTATTCACCGCCGGGTTTAACTACACCGATGATGCCAAGGATTTTGCGCTTAGCCAGACCTCGTTTGACGAATTGGGCGCAGTTAATCTGGTCGACGCATTCATTGTCGGCGGCATTGCCGGCGCTACAATGACGCCGCCTAATCAGATTGGCCCGGCTGAGATTGCGGCCTTCCAGACCGCGCAGCCAGATGCTTTCGCCGCAATCGCAGCGGCAGCCCTGGACCCCGGCCAGAACCAATTGCTTGGCCTGTCCGCGTTCCAGTTCCAGCCGCCATTCCTCAACATCCCCAACAGCGTTGAGGATGGCCGCACCCGCGATGATCAGCTGACCTATACCTTCCGCGTCGCCTATGACGTTGCGGATGAGATCAATGTTTACGCATCTTATGCAACTGGCTTCAAGGCGAGTTCGGTCAACCTGTCGCGTGATAGCCGTCCTGCCTTTGGTGACTTTATACCGGGTCCGGGCAACAGCACCATCTTGGCACCGGCATCGCCGATCCTCAACGCAGGACTGGCGGTCCCCAATTTGGGAACCGGTTCTCGCGTTGCTGGCCCGGAAGACGCGGAAGTTTGGGAAGTTGGCCTGAAAGGGCAGTTTGAAGGTATCGGTTTCAACCTAGCCTTGTTTGACCAGACAATTGAAGGCTTCCAGTCCTTCCTGTTTACCGGCACCGGCTTCCAGCTGAACAATGCTGGTCAGCAGTCGGTTCGCGGCTTCGAGTTTGATGCGACAATCGTCCCGACCGACGGCTTGGTCTTCACCTTCGCCACAACCTATCTGGATGCTGTCTATGACGAGTTCCTGGAAAGCCCGGTTGGCGATCTTTCCGGCCAGCCTGTCGGCGGTGTTCCAGAGTGGAATATCGCAGCCTCAGGTACTTACACGCATGAGTTTGGCGCGTCAGGCAACCGCCTTGTTACACGCGTCGACTATCAGCATGAGAGTGCGGTCAATGTGAATAACGGCCTGCCAACCTTCAACGCAGCGCTCGGTAACACACAGATTTTCCGCCGTGCGGTTAATCTGGTCAATGGCTCGATAACTTTCCAGATGGATAATGGCTTCGAGATTGGTGGCTTTGTCCGGAACCTGTTCGATGATCGCTGGATCCTGACAGTGTTTGACGGCGTTGCGCAGTCTGGCACAGTCTCCGGCTACCCGAGTGCACCTCGCACCTTTGGCGGTCTGGTCCGCTATCGGTTCTGA
- a CDS encoding mechanosensitive ion channel produces the protein MENLNFMGYTLDLAVLMDWGSKILFAILIYFATKIIASACKWAFAKLINRIEFLQRDTGSGSSIGESLGTIVGLLVWLLGWIAILNVFQLNEVTGPLKELLDTVMGFIPNIVGAGIIFFIGMIVARIVRDLVTTFLQTVNLDKWFTRAGGDEVTGNSAITSTLANIVYVLIIVPVSIAALQALKISSISDPAVTVLEMILGAIPLIIGAALVLGIAYLIARWVSGVLEDLLPGLGVDRSVGALGILPEGTSVSGIVSKIVMVAIMLFAAIAATRLLNFPELTAILDNILELGGRVLFGGLVIAVGFFIANLLASFMGAQNPLAASVVRYAALILFAFMGLQFMGVGNEIVQTAFTALVATIGVAAAIAFGMGGRDAAARQLEKMQGDPAPKKTTRRAPAKKAASED, from the coding sequence GTGGAAAATCTCAATTTTATGGGCTATACGCTCGATCTCGCAGTCCTGATGGACTGGGGATCAAAGATCCTTTTCGCCATTCTCATCTATTTCGCGACCAAGATCATCGCATCGGCCTGCAAATGGGCCTTTGCCAAGCTGATCAATCGCATCGAATTCCTCCAGCGCGATACCGGTTCAGGTAGCAGCATTGGAGAGTCACTCGGCACCATTGTCGGCCTGCTGGTCTGGCTACTCGGCTGGATTGCGATCCTTAACGTATTCCAGCTCAACGAAGTAACCGGGCCACTCAAAGAGCTGCTCGACACGGTGATGGGCTTTATCCCCAATATTGTCGGGGCTGGCATTATCTTCTTCATCGGCATGATCGTCGCGCGGATCGTCCGCGATCTGGTCACCACCTTCCTGCAGACAGTGAACCTCGATAAATGGTTCACCCGCGCCGGTGGCGATGAAGTCACTGGCAACAGCGCGATCACCAGCACGCTGGCGAATATCGTCTATGTGCTGATCATCGTGCCGGTTTCGATTGCTGCTTTGCAGGCGTTGAAAATCTCTTCGATCAGCGACCCGGCGGTAACCGTATTGGAAATGATCCTTGGCGCCATCCCGCTGATCATCGGCGCCGCGCTGGTACTCGGTATTGCCTATCTGATCGCGCGCTGGGTTTCCGGTGTGCTGGAAGACCTGCTGCCGGGTCTGGGTGTTGACCGTTCTGTCGGTGCGCTGGGTATCCTGCCAGAAGGCACTTCGGTATCCGGCATCGTGTCGAAGATTGTCATGGTTGCAATCATGCTGTTCGCTGCCATCGCGGCAACGCGCCTGCTCAACTTCCCTGAGCTGACAGCGATCTTGGACAATATCCTGGAACTGGGTGGCCGTGTATTGTTTGGCGGTCTGGTTATTGCGGTTGGCTTCTTTATCGCCAATCTGCTGGCCAGCTTCATGGGGGCACAGAACCCGCTGGCAGCCTCGGTCGTGCGCTATGCCGCGCTGATCCTGTTCGCCTTTATGGGTCTGCAGTTCATGGGCGTCGGTAACGAGATCGTCCAGACTGCGTTCACTGCACTGGTCGCCACCATTGGTGTCGCCGCTGCCATCGCCTTTGGCATGGGTGGCCGCGACGCCGCGGCGCGCCAGCTGGAGAAAATGCAGGGTGATCCAGCACCAAAGAAAACAACCCGCCGCGCTCCGGCGAAAAAGGCTGCATCTGAAGACTGA
- a CDS encoding serine hydrolase domain-containing protein: MRDIVRLIIAVIAILAIPATAQEQTEPSRTDRAYAAGYKAQFICSGLWNGGKSLEDIEADELTGIYDRIADIVPTLEPVINEQDHIVSVRFADDMPPRMARWDRMRGCISAPIGATEFGPYFMGQRRPDLDDRSWPRGDRGAQLPRIASYDAMDTIAASAFREGDHKGGEKRFGGKTSAVLIANSNGIIWEGYKPGQDKHTAQRTWSVAKSVAGTLVGYYVSDTSKTAPVPAWQMPGDPRAAISYDDLLRMASGLQSDTAGNRTDPIYMGGASVVQRTSAWPLLHPPGTRFRYANNDTLLAVLAAVEERRQMNAEVNKVSRGITQQYLFDPYDFFFKIGMTRSWAEHDWQGNYVLSSQMWTTARDLARLGTLYLNDGEWVYEDGIRKRLLPKGWRDYVSTPSGPQPDFELGYGATFWLMNTSEGIPKDTFAAIGNRGQFLVIIPSRDLIIVRRGYDTREDRFDIQEFTRELVAALP; this comes from the coding sequence ATGCGCGATATTGTTAGGCTGATCATAGCGGTTATCGCTATACTGGCAATACCGGCGACAGCCCAAGAACAGACTGAACCCAGCCGCACCGACCGCGCTTATGCTGCTGGTTACAAGGCCCAATTTATCTGCTCTGGTCTGTGGAATGGCGGCAAATCGCTGGAGGATATTGAAGCCGATGAGCTGACCGGCATTTATGACCGCATCGCCGATATTGTGCCGACGCTGGAGCCGGTTATCAACGAGCAGGACCATATTGTCAGCGTCCGCTTTGCCGATGATATGCCGCCGCGTATGGCGCGATGGGACCGGATGCGCGGCTGCATCTCTGCGCCCATCGGCGCAACCGAGTTCGGTCCTTACTTCATGGGTCAGAGGCGGCCCGATCTGGATGACAGAAGCTGGCCACGGGGTGATCGCGGAGCGCAATTGCCGCGCATCGCAAGCTATGACGCCATGGATACCATCGCCGCGAGCGCCTTTCGCGAGGGTGACCATAAGGGCGGCGAGAAACGCTTTGGCGGCAAGACAAGCGCGGTGCTGATCGCCAACTCAAACGGCATCATCTGGGAGGGCTATAAGCCGGGCCAAGACAAGCATACGGCGCAGCGGACATGGTCGGTCGCCAAATCAGTCGCGGGCACCTTGGTGGGGTATTATGTTAGCGATACCAGCAAAACCGCGCCGGTACCCGCCTGGCAAATGCCCGGAGATCCGCGCGCAGCCATAAGCTATGACGACCTGCTGCGCATGGCTAGCGGGCTGCAATCCGATACTGCGGGCAACCGCACTGACCCCATCTATATGGGCGGCGCCAGCGTCGTCCAGCGGACATCCGCCTGGCCGTTGCTCCACCCGCCCGGAACCCGTTTCCGCTATGCCAATAATGATACGCTCCTTGCAGTGCTGGCGGCGGTAGAGGAGCGGCGGCAGATGAACGCTGAAGTGAACAAGGTCAGCCGCGGCATCACACAGCAATATCTCTTCGATCCCTATGACTTCTTTTTCAAGATCGGCATGACCCGAAGCTGGGCCGAGCATGACTGGCAGGGTAATTATGTGCTTTCCAGCCAGATGTGGACCACCGCGCGTGATCTGGCGCGGCTTGGTACGCTGTATCTGAATGACGGCGAATGGGTCTATGAGGATGGCATCAGAAAGCGCCTGCTGCCCAAAGGCTGGCGTGATTATGTCAGCACGCCATCGGGACCACAGCCCGATTTCGAACTCGGCTATGGCGCGACATTCTGGCTGATGAATACGTCAGAAGGCATCCCCAAAGACACCTTCGCCGCCATAGGGAATCGGGGGCAGTTTCTTGTCATTATCCCGTCACGCGATCTGATTATTGTCCGCCGTGGCTATGATACCCGCGAGGATCGCTTCGATATACAAGAGTTTACACGAGAATTGGTGGCTGCCCTTCCGTAA
- a CDS encoding replication-associated recombination protein A yields the protein MADLFPDEPAEAGAATQTPDNAPLADRLRPRALSEVVGQDHLTGAEGAIGRMVAAGKLSSIIFWGPPGTGKTTISRLLADAVGMRFQAISAVFSGVADLKKAFADADKMATAGQHTLLFVDEIHRFNRAQQDGFLPFVERGTVVLVGATTENPSFALNSALLSRTQVLILNRLDHAALAQLLERAEALMEKPLPVTDDARDALIASADGDGRFLLNQAETLFAVNLSEPLDPAGLADFLHRRVPVYDKDREGHYNLISALHKSLRGSDPQAALYYLARMLVAGEEPLYVLRRMTRFASEDIGLADPEALHQCLAAKDAYEFLGSPEGELAIAQACLYLATAPKSNAAYAAQKAAWKSAKATGSLMPPKNILNAPTKLMKDVGYGKGYSYDHDSDEGFSGDNYWPEEMQPETYYQPVERGFEREINKRLAYWNKLRAQR from the coding sequence ATGGCTGATCTTTTCCCAGATGAACCCGCTGAAGCCGGAGCGGCAACGCAGACGCCAGATAATGCGCCGCTGGCCGATCGTTTGCGCCCGCGGGCGCTCAGCGAAGTCGTAGGTCAGGATCATCTCACCGGAGCAGAAGGCGCTATTGGCCGAATGGTGGCGGCGGGCAAGCTGTCCTCGATAATCTTCTGGGGTCCGCCGGGTACGGGCAAAACCACAATCTCGCGCCTGCTCGCCGATGCCGTGGGGATGCGCTTTCAGGCAATATCGGCGGTATTCTCTGGTGTGGCAGACCTCAAAAAAGCTTTTGCCGATGCCGACAAAATGGCGACGGCGGGCCAACACACGTTGTTATTTGTCGACGAGATACACCGCTTCAATCGGGCGCAGCAGGATGGCTTTCTTCCCTTTGTAGAGCGTGGCACGGTGGTGCTGGTCGGCGCGACCACTGAGAACCCGAGCTTTGCGCTTAACTCCGCGCTTCTCAGCCGGACACAGGTGCTGATCCTCAACCGGCTTGACCATGCGGCGCTTGCGCAACTGCTTGAACGGGCCGAAGCGCTGATGGAAAAGCCCCTGCCCGTCACCGATGATGCCCGCGATGCGTTAATTGCCTCCGCTGACGGCGATGGTCGCTTTCTGCTCAATCAGGCAGAGACGTTGTTCGCCGTCAATCTCTCCGAACCGCTAGACCCGGCAGGTCTTGCCGATTTTCTCCATCGTCGCGTACCGGTTTATGACAAAGATCGTGAGGGGCATTACAATCTCATCTCGGCGCTGCACAAATCGCTGCGTGGTTCCGACCCGCAGGCGGCGCTTTACTATCTGGCACGCATGTTGGTGGCGGGTGAGGAACCGCTCTATGTACTGCGCCGCATGACCCGTTTTGCCAGCGAGGATATCGGCTTGGCTGATCCCGAAGCGCTGCATCAGTGCCTCGCGGCCAAGGACGCCTATGAGTTTCTTGGCAGTCCCGAAGGCGAACTGGCGATTGCGCAGGCCTGTCTCTATCTCGCCACTGCGCCCAAATCCAATGCCGCCTATGCAGCGCAGAAAGCCGCCTGGAAATCGGCCAAGGCCACCGGATCGCTGATGCCGCCGAAGAACATCCTCAACGCACCGACAAAACTCATGAAAGATGTCGGCTATGGCAAGGGCTATAGCTATGATCATGACAGCGATGAGGGCTTTTCCGGCGACAATTACTGGCCCGAAGAGATGCAGCCGGAAACCTATTACCAACCGGTGGAACGCGGCTTTGAGCGCGAGATTAACAAGCGACTGGCCTATTGGAACAAGCTGCGTGCACAAAGGTAA
- a CDS encoding PadR family transcriptional regulator — protein sequence MTKRYTYGFDPDEFAEEMAAIPEAIMAAFGGRWGGTGRRARKRQQWSGGWDNGASGNRGRRKRRMFDSGELRLVLLKLIADEPRHGYDLIRAIEDMTEGSYAPSPGVIYPTLNLLEDSGLIAQEEAEGSRKIFTITDDGRAEIEKNEDSIAGLMDRLDSTGESKRARSRKAGAPVGRAIGNLMSALGNRVARSDMDDDMRHSIAEILDEAAQKIERL from the coding sequence ATGACAAAACGCTATACATACGGATTTGACCCGGACGAATTTGCCGAGGAAATGGCTGCGATCCCCGAAGCCATTATGGCGGCCTTTGGCGGTCGCTGGGGTGGTACCGGTCGACGCGCGAGAAAGCGTCAGCAATGGTCTGGTGGCTGGGACAATGGTGCCAGCGGCAATCGCGGACGGCGCAAACGGCGTATGTTTGATAGTGGCGAGTTACGGCTGGTGCTGTTGAAACTGATCGCCGATGAGCCGCGCCATGGCTATGACCTGATCCGCGCTATTGAGGATATGACCGAGGGCAGCTATGCGCCGAGCCCGGGGGTGATCTATCCAACGCTCAACCTGCTCGAAGACAGCGGCCTGATCGCGCAAGAAGAGGCCGAAGGTTCACGCAAGATATTCACTATTACCGATGACGGGCGGGCCGAGATCGAAAAGAATGAAGACAGTATCGCAGGCCTGATGGACCGGCTTGATAGCACTGGCGAAAGCAAGCGCGCACGCTCGCGCAAGGCGGGTGCGCCGGTGGGGCGGGCGATTGGCAATTTGATGTCCGCCTTGGGCAACCGCGTCGCGCGCAGCGATATGGATGACGATATGCGCCATTCGATTGCCGAGATACTCGACGAAGCCGCGCAGAAGATTGAGCGGCTTTAG